In Chitinophagaceae bacterium, the DNA window TATAACTGAGATCAATATTTTTTTTCCACAGCAAAGTTCCTGTTGAAGTGTATTTCAGCACAACAACAGCATTGGGATATTCCCAGGAAGAACCCCATGTATATCTGTAGCCCACAACATAAATATCTTTGTTCTTGTCGCAGTTAATCCAAACAGGTTTTTCATAGTTGCCTGAAATACCCGAAGTAGAGATCCGTTCCCACAAGAAGTTCCCGAACTTATCATACTTGCGTGTGTAAGTATTCTGAGCTTGTATATAGCCGGCTACCACTACGTTATCTGATTTGTCGTGGGCAATCATCGAACCGGTTTTAAGATAACTGTCGGCTGGTTTGATCCAGTCAGTGGAATAAGTTGCAAAAGAATAGCTAGAAGCCATCAGCAAGAAAGCGATCAAGGGGATTATCTTTTTCATAGTATTAATTTTTGAATTTGTTAATGTAGCAGACTTATTTATTTGAAGATTGTAAAATTCTAAACTATGCTCTAGATTAACAATGACAATTGTCATGGTTGGTGGGTTTCTACCAGCATAAGCATTTTTACATGAACAAGATATTTTCGTTATTTAGTGAAGACAATTATTATTACCTCATCAGGAAAGCATTAGTGTTGAATCAGGCAGATCGTACACCAGACAGGAAATGCTTGTTTTTTTAAGTAAAAAATTCGGTCACTGAGCGCAGCCGAAGTGCCCGAATTTTGGAAGTTGATTGATCGTGTATTTTTTTGCGCCCTTCGGCTGCGCTCAGGGAGCAAAAAAATTCGGTCACTGAGCGCAGCCGAAGTGCCCGAATTTTGGAAGTTGATTGATCGTGTATTTTTTTGCGCCCTTCGGCTGCGCTCAGGGAGCAAAAAAATTCGGTCACGGCCGGGCCCCCGGGGGGGGGGGGGTTGGGAGCCTGAGCGAGCCGAAGTGCCCGAATTTTGGAAGTTGATTGATCGCTTTTTTTGCGCCCTTCGGCTGCGCTCAGGGAGCAAAAAATTCGGTCACTGAGCGCAGCCGAAGTGCCCGAATTTCGGAAGTTGATTGATCGTGTATTTTTTTTGCGCCCTTCGGCTGCGCTCAGGGAGCAAAAAAAATTCGGCCGCTGAGTGGTGTCGAAAAAATTCGGTCTCTACAACGAAGCAGCAAACTTTTTGAAAAGCAGCGAATTCAGATTGAAATACATCTTTGAATAAAAAACTGATAGATATGAATAGGTTTACCACAGCTATTCGGGAATTCAAAGTGTCACTATCTAAGAATAATTCTTTTTTTTAGTAATTGCTAACCTAACCCAACAAATGATGAGATGAAAATTAATTGTTTAGCACTGTTCATTGTTGTGATGATCTTAACTGTGATGAAATCTTTTGCACAGGCGGAGTTCAATTTTGGCCCTGTAGCAGGCATAAATGCATCAGGAGTTTATCATAATAAGTGCTATTATGAAAGTCAGACAAAAGAGCATCATTCCTTCGGGGTTCATCCTGTTTTTGGAGTTACGGCGGGAATATTTTCTCAATTGAAATGGAAGCATCTCTCACTTGATTTACAGGTTATCTATTCTCAATCCGGCAAGAAAACAGTGTATATCAATGATCCTGAGAAAACTACGGAATTCTGGTATTACTATAAGAATGTACGTCATTATGAGTTTGCCTATTTGCAAATGCCTGTAACGCTGAATTATCATTTCCGGATCAAAAAAATGCATCCCTTTGCAGGATTTGGAATGGTGCCTTCTTACACCATTCGTGCTGAGGCGAAACAGTCCTATTCTCATGACCCGGAAATGAATTATACCAACAATTTTATAGAAGAAAGCAAAAATGATTTGATGGGCTATACGCCACGGGAGTTGCAATTCACTTCTGTAATCGGTGCTGAACTCAACGATCACATGCAGGCATGCTTGTCTTATACGGTGGGTGGTAATTCTTTATACTTTTATCCATATAGCTGTATGGCAGAAAGCTTTACCAACAAGACATTATCGTTTCAGTTGCGTTATCTGATCCGGAATAGAAAATAAAATAACTTACAGTAATTGGTAAGAATACTTAGCTCAAGCAAGGTAGTCGCATGAAAAACCGTCCCGATGATTTGATTATTATTGCGATCATCTAAATAGATCTATGACTGCAGCGTTAAGAAAATTCATTTCAGATTATGTTGTACTCAGCAACAGAGAAATGGATAGCATTGTCAATAAGTTTAAAGTAAAAGCTGTTAGGAAAAATGAATTCCTCTTACGTGAAGGACAGATTTGTAAGGACCTGGTTTTTGTGGAAGAAGGTTGTCTCAGGTTGTATTATGTTGCAGATGGCGTTGAAGTATCTGTTTGGTTTTCTTTTAAGCATTCATCGGCCATTGAAATTTCCAGTTTTCTCAGCGGAAAACCAACCAACTATTTTCTGCAGGCCACTGAAGACAGTGAAATTTTGTTCCTTCCCAAAACAGAGTTGAATAAACTGTACCATTCACAACCGAAGGTGCAGGAGATGATGCGGCTATTTTTAGAAGACGTTGTATTGAATCTCATCGACCGGTTTACTGCTCTTCAAAGAGATGCTGCCGAAAAACGTTATAAAGATTTATTGAATAAACCTGCTTACCTGCAAAAAGTCCCGCAAAAATATCTAGCCTCGTTCATTGGTGTAACTCCTACATCACTGAGCAGGATAAGAAGAAAAATGAAGTAATTCATTACTTGTCTTATGGCAACTTTTTTCTCTCTCCATCTTTTTTACTTTGCATCATTAAATAATAATCAAACAAATTAATCATGCAGGTAGCTTTTGTAACCTATAGCAAATTTCCTGATTTGACGGAGGACGATCAACTGTTGATGCACTATTTAGTGCAAAAAAATATTACTGTAAGTCCTGTGCAGTGGGATGATAAAACGATCAACTGGCAGCAGTTTGATACCATCATACTCCGTTCGATGTGGGATTATTTTGAAAGGCCGCATGAGTTTGATCAATGGCTTGATAAGCTTGAAGCGCTTGACTGCAACGTGTTAAACCCGCTCTCGGTAGTAAGGTGGAATCAGAACAAACATTATTTTAATGATTTCAGGCGTAAGGGTGTGCTGCTGCCAGCCTATGTTATTTGTTCGCGCAATGATAAGCAGACATTAAAGAAAATAATGGAAGAAAGCGGATGGAGCAAAGCTGTTGTGAAGCCGGTTATTTCCGGAGGTGCTTACAATACTTGGGTTACAACTATTGATACTGTTGCCTCCGACGAAATACGTTTTGCAGAATTACTGAAAACCGGTGATGTGATTGTTCAGATTTTTGTGGAAGAAATTGTTACCAAAGGAGAATTGTCATTCATCTTCTTTAATAAAAAATTCAGTCATGCCATTTGTAAAAAAGCAAAGCACGGCGATTTCAGGGTGCAGACGCAATTTGGAGGAACGGCGGAAGTGATACAACCTGATGCAGCTATTTTAATGCAGGCATCTGAATTGTTAAGCAGTATTGCAGAACCCTTACTTTATGCAAGAGTAGATGGAGTTGTAACCGATGATGGAAAATTTCTATTGATGGAATTAGAGTTGATTGAACCTACATTATCTTTTTTCATTAACGAGAATGCTTGTGAGAATTTTTACGATGCATTAGTAGAATTATCAGAGACGAAATTCTAAACTAAAAATCGGTTACTGAGCGGAGCTCGAAAAGAAATCGGTCACTGAGCGCAGCCGAAGTGCCGGGATTTTTTAGATGACTGGTTTCTTTTTTTTTGCGCCCTTCGGCTACGCTCAGGGAGCAAAAAAAAATTGGTCACTGAGCGGAGCCGAAGTGCCCGATTTTGAAGTTGACTGATCGCGTTTTTTTTTGCGCCCTTCGGCTGCGCTCAGGG includes these proteins:
- a CDS encoding outer membrane beta-barrel protein is translated as MKINCLALFIVVMILTVMKSFAQAEFNFGPVAGINASGVYHNKCYYESQTKEHHSFGVHPVFGVTAGIFSQLKWKHLSLDLQVIYSQSGKKTVYINDPEKTTEFWYYYKNVRHYEFAYLQMPVTLNYHFRIKKMHPFAGFGMVPSYTIRAEAKQSYSHDPEMNYTNNFIEESKNDLMGYTPRELQFTSVIGAELNDHMQACLSYTVGGNSLYFYPYSCMAESFTNKTLSFQLRYLIRNRK
- a CDS encoding Crp/Fnr family transcriptional regulator, with the protein product MTAALRKFISDYVVLSNREMDSIVNKFKVKAVRKNEFLLREGQICKDLVFVEEGCLRLYYVADGVEVSVWFSFKHSSAIEISSFLSGKPTNYFLQATEDSEILFLPKTELNKLYHSQPKVQEMMRLFLEDVVLNLIDRFTALQRDAAEKRYKDLLNKPAYLQKVPQKYLASFIGVTPTSLSRIRRKMK